From the Nitrobacter hamburgensis X14 genome, one window contains:
- a CDS encoding Y-family DNA polymerase translates to MSRVVSLYLPTWPTDRLRRNMGAAAPDPAMPLVLVGQAGRRREVVAANAVAIRIGLRVGMPATKAQALVKELVIHHADPAADGEALERLAVWALRYSPVVAIDGPDGLVIDATGASHLHGGEDAILADMISRLEGVGITARAAMADTRGAAHALARFAAQSSLVIPECESAERIKPLPIAALRLTADIVDDLGRLGFERVSDLLATPRAPLTLRFGPELGRRMDQATGRTGDPIEPVRPPDIIETQQLFAEPIGAPETIARYVAKLTIKLCQEMELRGLGARRLDLLFGLVDNRVQAIRIGTAQPVRDAKRLTRLLCDKIEKVDPGFGIEIMRLAATAADPFNTKQTISSLVDEPEADISGLIDILSNRVGETRLYRFEPVASDVPERSFRRVAAAAPASKEGWPAHWPRPARLLAPPELIETVALLPDHPPVNFTWRGSRRRVRKADGPERVFGEWWKRDTELIAVRDYFQVEDDAGERFWIFRAGDGEDAATGSHKWFLHGIFG, encoded by the coding sequence ATGTCCAGGGTCGTCTCGCTTTACCTGCCGACGTGGCCGACCGATCGGCTACGACGCAACATGGGCGCCGCAGCGCCTGATCCAGCGATGCCGCTTGTGCTGGTAGGCCAGGCCGGACGACGGCGCGAGGTTGTTGCGGCGAATGCCGTCGCGATACGGATCGGCCTGCGCGTCGGAATGCCCGCGACAAAGGCGCAGGCCCTGGTGAAGGAGCTGGTCATCCATCACGCGGATCCCGCTGCAGATGGCGAGGCGCTCGAACGTCTCGCTGTCTGGGCGCTGCGCTACTCACCGGTCGTCGCCATCGACGGTCCGGACGGCCTCGTCATCGATGCGACAGGTGCCAGCCACCTCCACGGTGGCGAGGACGCCATACTGGCCGACATGATTTCGCGCCTGGAAGGTGTCGGCATAACAGCGCGCGCGGCGATGGCGGACACACGAGGTGCTGCACACGCACTGGCTCGGTTTGCGGCCCAGTCGAGTTTGGTTATTCCCGAATGTGAAAGCGCCGAGAGGATCAAGCCGCTGCCGATCGCGGCGCTCCGGCTGACTGCCGACATCGTCGACGATCTTGGCCGGCTTGGTTTCGAACGGGTATCCGATCTGCTGGCGACGCCGCGTGCACCACTCACGTTAAGGTTCGGTCCCGAGCTCGGCCGCAGGATGGACCAAGCCACGGGCCGGACCGGCGATCCCATCGAACCCGTGCGGCCTCCAGACATCATCGAGACGCAGCAGCTTTTCGCCGAACCGATCGGCGCACCAGAGACCATCGCGCGCTATGTCGCCAAACTGACCATAAAACTCTGCCAGGAAATGGAGTTGCGGGGTCTCGGAGCCCGGCGCCTCGACCTTCTATTTGGGCTGGTCGACAACCGGGTGCAGGCGATCAGGATCGGGACTGCCCAGCCGGTGCGTGATGCGAAGCGGCTGACGCGATTGCTCTGTGACAAGATCGAGAAGGTCGACCCCGGCTTCGGCATCGAGATCATGCGGCTCGCGGCAACCGCAGCCGATCCGTTCAATACCAAGCAGACGATCTCGTCGCTGGTCGACGAGCCGGAAGCGGATATATCCGGGCTGATCGACATCCTCTCAAACCGGGTCGGTGAGACCCGGCTTTATCGGTTCGAACCTGTGGCGAGTGATGTTCCGGAACGATCATTCCGGCGAGTCGCCGCAGCCGCCCCGGCTTCCAAAGAGGGTTGGCCCGCGCATTGGCCCCGTCCTGCCCGGTTATTAGCCCCGCCCGAGCTCATCGAGACTGTCGCGCTGCTTCCTGACCATCCGCCGGTCAATTTCACCTGGCGGGGCTCGCGGCGGCGCGTCAGGAAAGCCGACGGTCCCGAGCGAGTATTCGGCGAGTGGTGGAAGCGCGACACCGAGCTGATCGCGGTCCGGGACTACTTCCAGGTCGAGGACGATGCCGGTGAACGTTTCTGGATTTTTCGCGCTGGCGACGGCGAGGACGCGGCGACCGGGTCCCACAAGTGGTTTCTGCACGGGATTTTCGGATGA
- a CDS encoding ImuA family protein produces the protein MSALVQPAVLRLREQIQRLEGVPLRARTVLPFGVEAIDSRLPGGGLALGALHEVAGGGNAAINGAAAALFAARIAARTKGKILWCITRQDLFAPALAQVGLHADRVIYVDACDEKTVLACFEEGVRHGGLGAVVAEVARLSMTSSRRLSLAAEASGSIAIAVRRWRRQTEAADFGQPTASATRWRVSTLPSSPLPVPGVGRARWLLELIRCRAGESADFVMDACDVQGRLALPADVADRSATTQHGRRSA, from the coding sequence ATGAGTGCTTTGGTCCAACCCGCCGTTCTGCGGCTTCGCGAGCAGATTCAACGTCTTGAGGGTGTGCCGTTGCGCGCCAGGACAGTGCTTCCGTTCGGCGTGGAGGCAATCGACAGCCGGCTACCGGGTGGCGGCCTTGCGCTCGGGGCGCTGCACGAAGTGGCGGGAGGTGGCAATGCCGCCATCAACGGCGCCGCGGCCGCCTTGTTCGCCGCCCGAATCGCCGCGCGCACCAAGGGCAAGATCCTGTGGTGCATCACCCGGCAGGATCTGTTCGCGCCGGCCCTGGCTCAGGTGGGTCTTCATGCGGACCGTGTCATCTACGTCGACGCCTGTGACGAGAAAACCGTGCTCGCGTGTTTTGAGGAAGGCGTCCGTCATGGCGGGCTGGGTGCCGTGGTCGCGGAGGTCGCGCGGCTTTCGATGACGTCGTCGCGGCGGTTGTCGCTCGCAGCCGAAGCATCGGGTTCGATCGCGATCGCGGTGAGACGGTGGCGACGGCAGACCGAAGCGGCGGATTTCGGACAGCCGACGGCGTCGGCGACGAGATGGCGGGTGTCGACGCTGCCATCGAGTCCATTGCCGGTGCCGGGCGTTGGCCGCGCCCGATGGCTGCTTGAGTTGATCCGATGCCGCGCCGGCGAAAGCGCGGACTTTGTAATGGATGCGTGTGATGTCCAGGGTCGTCTCGCTTTACCTGCCGACGTGGCCGACCGATCGGCTACGACGCAACATGGGCGCCGCAGCGCCTGA
- a CDS encoding ATP-dependent helicase has translation MQPAAPYLDSLNPEQRRAVEHGTAGPGPFAPLLVIAGAGSGKTNTLAHRVAHLIVNGADPRRILLMTFSRRAASEMTRRVERIARKVMGDNAGVLTDALTWSGTFHGIGARLLRDYSDQIGLDPQFTIHDREDSADLMNLIRHEKGFSKTESRFPTKGTCLSIYSRCVNAETAIEQVLGASYPWCSGWATELKELFAAYVEAKQKQNVLDYDDLLLYWAQTMSDPALADDIGGRFDHVLVDEYQDTNRLQSSILLALKPGGHGLTVVGDDAQSIYSFRAATVRNILDFPTQFSPPASVITLDRNYRSTQTILAAANGVIDLAKERFTKNLWTERASGSRPQLVTVRDEADQARFIVERILENRESGTLLKEQAVLFRTSSHSGPLEVELTRRNIPFVKFGGLKFLDAAHIKDMLALLRFIENPRDRVAGFRLLHLLPGVGPASAQRVLDHMAEAADPIAALSSILAPPRAGDDWKAFIQAVGELRYSEWPSDLERARLWYEPHLDRIHEDAETRRADLIQLEQIASGYSSREKFLTELTLDPPDATSDQAGVPLLDEDYLILSTIHSAKGQEWKSVFVLNVVDGCIPSDLGAGTSAEIEEERRLLYVSMTRAKDDLHLVVPQRFFTHGQHAQGDRHVYASRTRFIPDRLLGLFEKTTWPLAIAGTAAAARATGQGARIDVGARMRGMWR, from the coding sequence GTGCAGCCGGCGGCCCCCTATCTCGACAGTCTCAATCCGGAACAGCGCAGGGCCGTGGAGCATGGCACCGCGGGACCGGGTCCCTTCGCGCCCTTGCTGGTGATAGCCGGTGCTGGATCCGGCAAGACCAACACGCTGGCGCATCGGGTCGCGCACCTGATCGTCAATGGCGCCGACCCGCGGCGCATCTTGCTGATGACGTTCTCGCGCCGCGCCGCCTCCGAAATGACCAGGCGAGTCGAACGGATCGCCCGCAAAGTGATGGGCGACAATGCCGGCGTTTTGACCGACGCGTTGACCTGGTCTGGCACCTTCCACGGTATCGGGGCCCGGCTGCTGCGTGATTATTCAGACCAGATCGGACTCGATCCCCAGTTCACGATTCACGACCGCGAGGATTCCGCCGACCTGATGAATCTCATCAGGCATGAGAAAGGATTCTCGAAAACGGAGAGCCGGTTTCCGACCAAGGGCACGTGTCTCTCGATCTATTCGCGTTGCGTCAATGCCGAGACTGCGATCGAGCAGGTGCTTGGTGCATCCTATCCGTGGTGCTCCGGATGGGCGACTGAACTGAAGGAATTGTTCGCGGCCTACGTCGAGGCCAAGCAAAAGCAGAACGTGCTCGATTACGACGACCTGCTGCTATACTGGGCGCAAACCATGAGCGATCCGGCGCTGGCTGATGATATTGGTGGCCGCTTCGACCATGTTCTCGTTGATGAGTACCAGGACACCAACCGACTGCAGTCGTCGATCCTGCTGGCGCTAAAGCCTGGCGGCCATGGCCTCACGGTGGTCGGTGACGACGCACAATCGATCTATTCGTTCCGCGCGGCCACGGTGCGCAACATCCTGGATTTCCCGACGCAATTCTCGCCGCCTGCCAGCGTCATCACACTCGATCGCAATTACCGTTCGACGCAGACCATCCTCGCCGCTGCAAACGGCGTGATCGATCTGGCGAAGGAGCGCTTTACCAAAAACCTCTGGACCGAACGGGCATCGGGCTCGAGACCTCAACTTGTCACGGTACGTGACGAAGCCGACCAGGCGCGCTTCATCGTCGAGCGCATTTTGGAAAACCGCGAGTCCGGCACTCTGCTTAAGGAGCAAGCGGTGCTGTTTCGGACCTCGAGCCACAGCGGTCCGCTCGAAGTCGAGCTGACCCGGCGAAACATCCCTTTCGTCAAGTTTGGGGGACTGAAGTTCCTCGACGCTGCTCACATCAAGGACATGCTGGCGTTGCTGCGGTTCATCGAGAATCCGCGGGATCGCGTCGCCGGATTCCGCCTGCTGCATCTGCTACCCGGTGTCGGACCGGCATCGGCGCAACGCGTGCTCGACCACATGGCGGAAGCGGCGGATCCGATCGCCGCGCTCTCTAGTATCCTCGCTCCGCCCCGCGCCGGCGACGACTGGAAGGCTTTTATACAGGCCGTTGGCGAACTGCGCTATTCGGAATGGCCCTCCGACCTTGAGCGTGCGCGGCTCTGGTACGAACCGCATCTTGACCGCATCCACGAAGATGCGGAGACCCGGCGTGCCGATTTGATCCAGCTCGAGCAAATTGCCAGCGGCTACTCGTCCCGTGAAAAATTTCTCACCGAACTAACGCTTGATCCTCCGGATGCCACCAGCGACCAGGCCGGCGTGCCGCTCCTTGATGAGGACTACCTGATCCTGTCAACGATTCACTCAGCAAAGGGACAGGAATGGAAATCGGTATTCGTGCTTAATGTCGTCGACGGTTGCATACCGTCGGACCTCGGTGCCGGAACTTCGGCAGAGATCGAGGAAGAGCGCCGGCTTCTTTATGTCTCCATGACGCGCGCGAAGGACGACCTGCATCTTGTCGTGCCGCAACGCTTCTTCACGCACGGGCAGCATGCGCAGGGCGACCGGCATGTTTATGCCTCGAGGACGCGGTTTATACCGGACCGCCTGCTCGGATTGTTCGAGAAGACCACGTGGCCGCTTGCGATTGCCGGAACCGCAGCCGCAGCGCGGGCCACAGGCCAGGGTGCGCGCATCGACGTCGGCGCCCGCATGCGCGGGATGTGGCGGTAG
- a CDS encoding IS110 family transposase, translating into MDTSKSVFQLHGVDENEVVVVRRQFRRAEMIRYFERLPPVLVAIESCGSSHHWGRLLQSFGHEVKLIPPQYVKAYVKRGKNDAADAEALCEAVTRPSMRFVPVKSKERQAACMLMTVRERLVSVKSQLSNAFRSYAAEFGIVGPAGRQNVAALIKRVLEDDSLPEMARDLFRLQADEYAAVQARLAKIEAKLMKWHREDDISRRIATIPGIGPIGSSMLSMKAPPPETFRSGRDFAAWLGLTPKDHSTGGRQRLGGITKAGDSALRSTLIVGATALLRHVRKGRHKPTPWLASLLERKPPKLVAVALANKFARIAWRLMISGGVYNRPVVAIPT; encoded by the coding sequence ATGGATACTTCGAAGTCGGTGTTCCAGCTTCACGGTGTTGATGAGAATGAGGTAGTGGTCGTCCGGCGCCAGTTTCGGCGAGCCGAGATGATCCGCTACTTCGAGCGGCTTCCGCCAGTTCTCGTCGCCATAGAGTCTTGCGGCAGCTCGCACCATTGGGGCCGCCTGCTGCAGTCGTTTGGACACGAGGTAAAGCTAATCCCGCCTCAATATGTGAAAGCCTACGTGAAGCGTGGCAAGAACGACGCGGCCGACGCCGAGGCGCTGTGCGAGGCGGTCACCCGACCTAGCATGCGGTTCGTACCGGTAAAATCGAAGGAACGGCAAGCGGCCTGCATGTTGATGACCGTGCGGGAACGCCTGGTCAGCGTGAAGTCGCAGCTCTCCAATGCTTTCAGGAGCTATGCCGCTGAGTTTGGTATCGTCGGCCCCGCCGGCCGGCAGAACGTCGCGGCACTCATCAAACGTGTGCTCGAAGACGATAGCCTTCCGGAAATGGCGCGGGATCTCTTCCGCCTTCAGGCGGACGAGTATGCCGCGGTCCAAGCTCGCCTAGCGAAGATCGAAGCCAAGCTAATGAAGTGGCATCGCGAGGATGACATCAGCAGGCGTATTGCGACAATTCCCGGCATCGGTCCGATTGGGTCGTCGATGCTCAGCATGAAGGCTCCGCCGCCTGAGACGTTCAGATCGGGTCGCGACTTTGCGGCATGGCTCGGACTGACGCCCAAGGATCATTCAACGGGCGGTCGGCAAAGACTCGGCGGCATCACAAAGGCCGGAGATTCTGCACTGCGATCGACGTTGATCGTCGGTGCGACCGCGCTGCTGAGGCATGTCCGAAAGGGTCGCCATAAGCCCACACCGTGGCTCGCTTCGCTGCTGGAGCGAAAGCCGCCGAAGTTGGTCGCGGTGGCCTTGGCCAACAAGTTTGCCCGCATCGCTTGGCGCTTGATGATATCGGGCGGCGTGTACAACCGGCCGGTAGTCGCCATACCGACTTGA